In a single window of the Gadus chalcogrammus isolate NIFS_2021 chromosome 20, NIFS_Gcha_1.0, whole genome shotgun sequence genome:
- the rabl3 gene encoding rab-like protein 3 isoform X4 has translation MASLDRVKVLVLGDSGCGKSSLVHLLCQNQVLGNPSWTVGCSLDVRIHDYKEGTPEEKTYYIELWDVGGSVGCVSSIKSTRAVFYNSVNGIILVHDLTNKKSSQNLYRWSLEALNKDSSPTGVIVSNGDYDREQFAENPVPLLLIGTKFDQIPENKRSDVLNRTAFLSEDFNAEEINLDCTNPRYLAAGTSNAVKLSRFFDKVVEKRYFTRDPSQMAGFTDRKRFNFKSLHYD, from the exons ATGGCATCTCTTGATCGAGTCAAAGTATTAGTGTTGGGTGACTCGG GTTGTGGGAAATCTTCACTGGTTCATCTCCTATGTCAGAACCAGGTTTTAGGAAACCCGTCCTGGACTGTAGGCTGCTCCCTGGACGTTCGG ATTCATGACTACAAAGAGGGGACCCCAGAAGAGAAAACCTACTACATTGAGCTTTGGGATGTGGGAGGCTCGGTGGGCTGTGTTAGCAGTATCAAGAGCACCCGAGCAGTCTTCTACAATTCAGTTAATG GTATTATTTTAGTACACGACTTGACCAACAAGAAATCCTCCCAGAACCTCTACCGATGGTCACTGGAGGCCCTTAACAAGGACTCCTCACCCACAGGGGTCATCGTCTCTAACGG TGATTATGACCGCGAGCAGTTTGCTGAGAACCCAGTGCCTCTGCTGCTGATCGGCACCAAGTTTGACCAGATCCCGGAGAACAAGCGCAGCGACGTCTTGAACCGGACCGCCTTCTTGTCTGAGGACTTCAACGCAGAAGAGATCAACCTG GACTGCACCAACCCGCGGTACCTTGCTGCTGGCACGTCCAACGCTGTCAAGCTAAGCCGGTTCTTCGACAAG GTGGTTGAGAAGAGATACTTTACAAGAGACCCGAGTCAG aTGGCAGGTTTTACAGACCGGAAACGTTTTAACTTTAAAAGCCTGCACTATGACTGA
- the rabl3 gene encoding rab-like protein 3 isoform X3, whose product MASLDRVKVLVLGDSGCGKSSLVHLLCQNQVLGNPSWTVGCSLDVRIHDYKEGTPEEKTYYIELWDVGGSVGCVSSIKSTRAVFYNSVNGIILVHDLTNKKSSQNLYRWSLEALNKDSSPTGVIVSNGSDYDREQFAENPVPLLLIGTKFDQIPENKRSDVLNRTAFLSEDFNAEEINLDCTNPRYLAAGTSNAVKLSRFFDKVVEKRYFTRDPSQMAGFTDRKRFNFKSLHYD is encoded by the exons ATGGCATCTCTTGATCGAGTCAAAGTATTAGTGTTGGGTGACTCGG GTTGTGGGAAATCTTCACTGGTTCATCTCCTATGTCAGAACCAGGTTTTAGGAAACCCGTCCTGGACTGTAGGCTGCTCCCTGGACGTTCGG ATTCATGACTACAAAGAGGGGACCCCAGAAGAGAAAACCTACTACATTGAGCTTTGGGATGTGGGAGGCTCGGTGGGCTGTGTTAGCAGTATCAAGAGCACCCGAGCAGTCTTCTACAATTCAGTTAATG GTATTATTTTAGTACACGACTTGACCAACAAGAAATCCTCCCAGAACCTCTACCGATGGTCACTGGAGGCCCTTAACAAGGACTCCTCACCCACAGGGGTCATCGTCTCTAACGG CAGTGATTATGACCGCGAGCAGTTTGCTGAGAACCCAGTGCCTCTGCTGCTGATCGGCACCAAGTTTGACCAGATCCCGGAGAACAAGCGCAGCGACGTCTTGAACCGGACCGCCTTCTTGTCTGAGGACTTCAACGCAGAAGAGATCAACCTG GACTGCACCAACCCGCGGTACCTTGCTGCTGGCACGTCCAACGCTGTCAAGCTAAGCCGGTTCTTCGACAAG GTGGTTGAGAAGAGATACTTTACAAGAGACCCGAGTCAG aTGGCAGGTTTTACAGACCGGAAACGTTTTAACTTTAAAAGCCTGCACTATGACTGA
- the rabl3 gene encoding rab-like protein 3 isoform X1: protein MASLDRVKVLVLGDSGCGKSSLVHLLCQNQVLGNPSWTVGCSLDVRIHDYKEGTPEEKTYYIELWDVGGSVGCVSSIKSTRAVFYNSVNVCFPSGIILVHDLTNKKSSQNLYRWSLEALNKDSSPTGVIVSNGSDYDREQFAENPVPLLLIGTKFDQIPENKRSDVLNRTAFLSEDFNAEEINLDCTNPRYLAAGTSNAVKLSRFFDKVVEKRYFTRDPSQMAGFTDRKRFNFKSLHYD, encoded by the exons ATGGCATCTCTTGATCGAGTCAAAGTATTAGTGTTGGGTGACTCGG GTTGTGGGAAATCTTCACTGGTTCATCTCCTATGTCAGAACCAGGTTTTAGGAAACCCGTCCTGGACTGTAGGCTGCTCCCTGGACGTTCGG ATTCATGACTACAAAGAGGGGACCCCAGAAGAGAAAACCTACTACATTGAGCTTTGGGATGTGGGAGGCTCGGTGGGCTGTGTTAGCAGTATCAAGAGCACCCGAGCAGTCTTCTACAATTCAGTTAATG TATGTTTTCCCTCAGGTATTATTTTAGTACACGACTTGACCAACAAGAAATCCTCCCAGAACCTCTACCGATGGTCACTGGAGGCCCTTAACAAGGACTCCTCACCCACAGGGGTCATCGTCTCTAACGG CAGTGATTATGACCGCGAGCAGTTTGCTGAGAACCCAGTGCCTCTGCTGCTGATCGGCACCAAGTTTGACCAGATCCCGGAGAACAAGCGCAGCGACGTCTTGAACCGGACCGCCTTCTTGTCTGAGGACTTCAACGCAGAAGAGATCAACCTG GACTGCACCAACCCGCGGTACCTTGCTGCTGGCACGTCCAACGCTGTCAAGCTAAGCCGGTTCTTCGACAAG GTGGTTGAGAAGAGATACTTTACAAGAGACCCGAGTCAG aTGGCAGGTTTTACAGACCGGAAACGTTTTAACTTTAAAAGCCTGCACTATGACTGA
- the LOC130373179 gene encoding UDP-glucuronosyltransferase-like produces the protein MAGGVRSAKLGFLAWLCFSTLGATLGAKVLVVPVAGSHWLSMKLLVKELIVRGHDVVVLEPETTAMGKGLVGCRNEIYPVSYMKEELGNVLKQLQENVFIKLPKITEAFVNAQRLIDYTSIHVKGCENLLYNQVVMGRLRLEGFDVVLTDPFLPCGSILAETLSVPVVYFLRGLPCGLDEIGTQCPSPPSYVPRFYSGHSDTMTFPQRVKNMVMYGIESVSCRIMYASFDELASRYLEKDISYKDLVRHGAIWLLRYDFAFLFPKPMMPNMVLIGGINCAKPSPLSAHLEEFVDGSGDDGFIVFTLGSMVDKMPADMTIAFLDAFKKIPQRVVWRHTGILPEDVPENVKIMKWLPQNDLLAHPKAKLFLTHGGSHGIYEGICHGVPMVMMPLFGDQPDNVDYMVARGVAVVIDVFDVTTEKVLEAINKVVNDTSYKEKMVNLMSVHQDHAVKPLDLAVFWTEFVVRHQGADHLRPAAHNLNWIQYHSLDTLCLLAAIVLTIAFLGLKCCCFCGRKCCVRVAKKKKVL, from the exons ATGGCCGGCGGGGTAAGGAGTGCAAAGCTGGGGTTTCTAGCATGGCTGTGTTTCTCTACACTGGGAGCAACCCTTGGGGCGAAAGTACTGGTGGTGCCCGTGGCTGGGAGCCACTGGCTCAGCATGAAACTCCTGGTGAAGGAGCTTATCGTCCGGGGCCACGACGTGGTTGTCCTGGAGCCCGAGACCACCGCGATGGGCAAGGGATTGGTCGGCTGCAGGAAtgagatctacccggtttcctACATGAAGGAGGAATTGGGAAATGTTTTAAAACAACTCCAAGAGAACGTCTTCATCAAGCTGCCCAAGATCACCGAAGCGTTTGTCAATGCGCAGAGATTGATCGACTACACCTCCATCCACGTGAAGGGGTGCGAGAATCTGCTGTACAACCAGGTGGTGATGGGCCGTCTGCGCCTGGAGGGATTCGACGTCGTGCTCACGGACCCGTTCCTGCCTTGCGGCTCTATCCTAGCCGAGACACTTTCCGTCCCAGTCGTGTATTTTCTGCGTGGACTCCCGTGTGGTTTGGACGAGATTGGCACGCAGTGTCCCTCGCCTCCTTCCTACGTCCCGCGCTTCTACTCCGGTCACTCGGACACCATGACCTTTCCTCAGAGGGTTAAAAACATGGTCATGTATGGGATTGAGTCTGTGAGCTGCCGCATCATGTATGCCAGCTTTGATGAGCTGGCCAGCAGGTATTTGGAAAAGGACATCAGCTATAAGGACCTCGTCCGCCACGGTGCCATCTGGCTGCTCCGATATGACTTTGCTTTCCTCTTTCCAAAACCCATGATGCCCAACATGGTTCTTATTGGAGGCATCAACTGCGCGAAGCCATCTCCTCTGTCAGCG cACTTGGAGGAGTTTGTAGATGGATCCGGTGATGACGGTTTCATTGTTTTCACGCTAGGCTCCATGGTGGACAAAATGCCTGCAGATATGACAATAGCATTCTTAGATGCCTTCAAGAAAATTCCTCAACGG GTGGTTTGGAGGCATACTGGTATTTTACCAGAAGACGTGCCAGAGAATGTAAAAATAATGAAGTGGCTACCTCAAAATGATCTCCTAG CTCATCCCAAGGCTAAACTCTTCCTCACTCATGGAGGCTCACATGGCATCTATGAGGGCATCTGCCACGGCGTTCCCATGGTGATGATGCCATTGTTTGGGGACCAGCCGGACAACGTTGATTACATGGTGGCCCGTGGAGTGGCAGTCGTGATCGACGTGTTTGACGTTACCACAGAAAAAGTGCTGGAGGCCATTAACAAAGTCGTCAATGATACAAG CTACAAAGAGAAGATGGTGAATCTCATGTCAGTGCATCAGGACCATGCTGTAAAGCCCCTGGACCTGGCCGTGTTCTGGACCGAGTTCGTCGTAAGACACCAGGGCGCCGATCACCTTCGGCCCGCAGCCCACAACCTCAACTGGATTCAGTATCATAGCCTGGACACTCTCTGCTTACTGGCTGCTATTGTCTTGACTATCGCCTTCCTCGGGCTCAAATGTTGCTGTTTCTGCGGCCGCAAGTGTTGCGTGCGAGTggcaaagaagaagaaggtgttGTAG
- the rabl3 gene encoding rab-like protein 3 isoform X2: MASLDRVKVLVLGDSGCGKSSLVHLLCQNQVLGNPSWTVGCSLDVRIHDYKEGTPEEKTYYIELWDVGGSVGCVSSIKSTRAVFYNSVNVCFPSGIILVHDLTNKKSSQNLYRWSLEALNKDSSPTGVIVSNGDYDREQFAENPVPLLLIGTKFDQIPENKRSDVLNRTAFLSEDFNAEEINLDCTNPRYLAAGTSNAVKLSRFFDKVVEKRYFTRDPSQMAGFTDRKRFNFKSLHYD, encoded by the exons ATGGCATCTCTTGATCGAGTCAAAGTATTAGTGTTGGGTGACTCGG GTTGTGGGAAATCTTCACTGGTTCATCTCCTATGTCAGAACCAGGTTTTAGGAAACCCGTCCTGGACTGTAGGCTGCTCCCTGGACGTTCGG ATTCATGACTACAAAGAGGGGACCCCAGAAGAGAAAACCTACTACATTGAGCTTTGGGATGTGGGAGGCTCGGTGGGCTGTGTTAGCAGTATCAAGAGCACCCGAGCAGTCTTCTACAATTCAGTTAATG TATGTTTTCCCTCAGGTATTATTTTAGTACACGACTTGACCAACAAGAAATCCTCCCAGAACCTCTACCGATGGTCACTGGAGGCCCTTAACAAGGACTCCTCACCCACAGGGGTCATCGTCTCTAACGG TGATTATGACCGCGAGCAGTTTGCTGAGAACCCAGTGCCTCTGCTGCTGATCGGCACCAAGTTTGACCAGATCCCGGAGAACAAGCGCAGCGACGTCTTGAACCGGACCGCCTTCTTGTCTGAGGACTTCAACGCAGAAGAGATCAACCTG GACTGCACCAACCCGCGGTACCTTGCTGCTGGCACGTCCAACGCTGTCAAGCTAAGCCGGTTCTTCGACAAG GTGGTTGAGAAGAGATACTTTACAAGAGACCCGAGTCAG aTGGCAGGTTTTACAGACCGGAAACGTTTTAACTTTAAAAGCCTGCACTATGACTGA